From a single Rosa rugosa chromosome 7, drRosRugo1.1, whole genome shotgun sequence genomic region:
- the LOC133722999 gene encoding secreted RxLR effector protein 161-like, whose amino-acid sequence MSESTRVSSPIVPGFKISRDVNGIAVDDTYYKQIVGSLMYLTATRPDIMFSVSLISRYMSKPTKLHLQAAKRILRYLKGTTSHGIFYKKGGEEDLLAFTDSDYAGDEEDSKSTSGYVFLLSSSAVSWMSKKQPIITLSTTEAEFVAAAACACQAVWMRRVLRNLNHVQEGSTTIMCDNTSTIKLSKNPVMHGRSKHIKVRFHFLRDLAKDGEVKLVHCGTQEQVADVWH is encoded by the coding sequence ATGTCAGAAAGCACACGTGTAAGTAGTCCAATTGTTCCGGGTTTCAAAATAAGTAGGGATGTTAATGGAATTGCTGTGGATGACACCTACTACAAGCAAATTGTTGGAAGCTTAATGTATCTTACAGCTACACGTCCAGACATCATGTTTAGTGTGAGCTTAATCAGCAGGTACATGTCAAAACCCACTAAATTACATTTGCAAGCTGCTAAGAGAATTCTACGTTATTTGAAGGGGACTACTAGTCATGGTATTTTCTACAAGAAGGGAGGGGAAGAAGATTTGCTTGCTTTCACAGACTCAGATTATGctggtgatgaagaagattccAAAAGCACATCAGGTTATGTTTTCTTATTGAGTTCAAGTGCTGTGTCTTGGATGTCGAAAAAACAGCCGATTATTACACTTTCAACCACCGAAGCAGAGTTTGTGGCAGCTGCTGCTTGTGCATGTCAGGCTGTATGGATGAGAAGAGTATTGAGAAATTTGAATCATGTTCAAGAAGGAAGCACTACCATCATGTGTGATAATACCTCTACAATTAAACTCTCAAAAAATCCAGTAATGCATGGAAGAAGCAAGCACATCAAGGTGCGTTTTCATTTCTTGAGAGACCTTGCAAAAGATGGAGAAGTTAAGTTAGTTCATTGTGGAACTCAAGAACAAGTAGCAGATGTGTGGCACTAA
- the LOC133723345 gene encoding probable glutamate carboxypeptidase AMP1: MGQPLLNPITLFISNPCTSSLSIFIICILGFYTLHYPHASPSPSNSQTALIFRRSFLSSATNATVAAYLRALTQHPHLAGTKPSLDTIHYVQSHFSGLGLQTHTARYNALLSYPLHSSLSAHFSNGSHVDIPLAEPGLSHDGGGGGGVVQPYHAYSPSGSARAKVVFVNHGSGEDYRALEALGVSVSGCVVIARRGGDLPRGEAIRNAEKNGALAVLLYTEGDRRFNQGFERGVVMNGVGDPLTPGWGGVDGAERLDLEDPEVLKRFPNIPSMPLSAEAAGTILGTLGGAGAPPEWRAGVGRVGPGPTVLNFTYQGEKKMVTIQNVFAVIKGLEEPDRYVLLGNHRDAWTYGAVDPNSGTAALLDIARRYALLIHSGWNPRRTIILCSWDAEEFGMIGSTEWVEQNLVNLGSKAVAYLNVDCAAQGPGFFVGATPQLDNLILEVTKKVKDPDLEGSTVYENWLTKNGIIDIQRLSGVDSDFASFVQHAGVPSIDIYYGRDFPVYHTAFDSYDWMRKFGDPLFHRHVAVAGIWGLIALHLADDSILPFNYFSYVDQLKHYKDVLSHLLDGSILLDPLTTAIEEFAYAAKEAEDEAQKLREEESTSEFVMLKKRALNDRLMLAERGFLDSDGLEGRQWFKHLVYGPPSDHGSKLFFFPGVADAMNQAKSTKTGQGQAKLRHEIWRVARAIQRAARSLRGEIY; encoded by the exons ATGGGTCAACCTCTCCTCAACCCCATCACCCTCTTTATCTCAAACCCATGCACCTCCTCCCTTTCCATCTTCATCATCTGCATTCTGGGCTTTTATACTCTACATTACCCCCACGCTTCACCTTCCCCCTCAAATTCCCAAACCGCCCTCATCTTCCGCCGTAGCTTCCTCTCCTCCGCCACCAACGCCACCGTCGCCGCCTACCTAAGGGCACTCACCCAACACCCCCACCTCGCCGGCACCAAACCCTCCCTCGACACCATCCACTATGTCCAGTCCCACTTCTCGGGCCTGGGCCTCCAGACCCACACGGCCCGCTACAACGCCCTCCTCTCCTACCCCCTCCACTCTTCTCTCTCCGCGCATTTTAGCAACGGCAGCCACGTGGACATCCCGCTGGCCGAGCCGGGTTTGTCCCacgacggcggcggcggcggcggcgtcgTCCAACCGTACCACGCCTACTCGCCTTCCGGTTCGGCGCGCGCTAAGGTTGTCTTCGTGAACCACGGTAGCGGCGAGGACTATCGTGCGCTTGAGGCGCTCGGGGTGAGCGTTAGCGGGTGCGTGGTGATAGCGAGAAGAGGCGGCGACTTGCCGAGAGGCGAAGCGATCAGAAATGCCGAGAAGAACGGTGCGCTGGCCGTGCTATTGTACACCGAGGGGGACAGAAGGTTTAACCAGGGTTTTGAGAGAGGGGTGGTGATGAATGGCGTGGGGGACCCACTGACCCCCGGGTGGGGCGGAGTTGATGGAGCTGAAAGGTTGGATTTGGAGGACCCTGAGGTTCTGAAGAGGTTTCCCAATATTCCATCCATGCCATTGTCTGCCGAGGCGGCCGGGACCATTTTGGGAACCCTAGGCGGGGCCGGAGCCCCGCCGGAGTGGCGGGCCGGAGTAGGGCGAGTTGGGCCAGGCCCCACAGTGCTGAACTTCACTTACCAG GGGGAGAAAAAGATGGTGACCATTCAGAATGTTTTTGCTGTCATAAAGGGGTTGGAAGAGCCTGACCGCTATGTGCTTCTTggcaaccatagagatgcatggACATATGGGGCTGTTGACCCCAACAGTGGAACTGCCGCATTACTTGACATTGCTCGTCGATATGCTCTTCTTATTCATTCAGGTTGGAATCCTAGGAGGACAATTATCCTTTGTAGTTGGGATGCAGAAGAGTTTGGAATG ATAGGATCTACCGAGTGGGTTGAACAAAACCTTGTTAATCTTGGCTCCAAAGCTGTTGCCTACCTTAATGTAGATTGTGCAGCCCAAGGGCCAGGATTCTTTGTTGGGGCGACTCCTCAGCTGGACAATCTCATTCTTGAGGTGACAAAGAAG GTCAAAGATCCTGACTTGGAGGGTTCCACTGTATATGAGAACTGGCTAACCAAAAATGGCATCATTGAT ATTCAAAGACTTAGTGGAGTTGATTCTGATTTTGCATCATTTGTGCAACATGCCGGGGTTCCTTCCATTGACATTTACTATGGGAGAG ATTTTCCTGTTTATCACACTGCTTTTGACTCCTATGACTGGATGAGAAAGTTTGGAGATCCTTTATTTCATCGTCATGTGGCTG TTGCTGGAATATGGGGGCTAATAGCGCTCCACCTGGCTGATGATTCAATTCTCCCTTTCAATTACTTTTCATATGTGGATCAGTTAAAG CATTACAAAGATGTTTTGAGCCACTTGTTGGATGGGAGTATATTGCTAGATCCTCTCACAACAGCAATTGAGGAATTTGCCTATGCAGCCAaagaagctgaagatgaagCGCAG AAGCTGAGAGAGGAAGAAAGTACAAGTGAGTTTGTAATGCTGAAGAAGCGGGCTTTGAATGATCGGCTGATGCTTGCTGAAAGAGGCTTCCTGGATTCTGACGGACTTGAAGGAAGACAGTGGTTCAAGCATCTT GTTTACGGTCCTCCTTCTGATCACGGAAGCAAACTCTTTTTCTTTCCTGGAGTAGCAGATGCTATGAATCAAGCAAAGAGCACAAAAACAGGACAAGGGCAGGCAAAACTTCGACATGAGATTTGGAGAGTTGCCAGAGCCATTCAGAGGGCTGCCAGATCCTTGAGAGGAGAAATTTACTGA
- the LOC133722997 gene encoding uncharacterized protein LOC133722997, with product MKSFDDFNTSTSGAKTSNISTTIKWSAPPGSFVKINFDGSISRDLAASGFIIRDHDGSPVIAATKYVGNSTTPVAEATTLRDSLIAAKDKGFTRLEVEGDSKLVIDAVNGIVTLPWRLLKLIEDIRTIATSFSQISFKHIYREVNFVADAIADLGHEAMSPMFWSDKVPREASRAVLFDVVNIDCPRGFFL from the coding sequence ATGAAAAGTTTTGATGATTTTAACACTAGTACTAGTGGAGCAAAAACTTCAAACATTTCAACCACAATTAAGTGGTCTGCTCCTCCTGgttcttttgttaaaatcaatttTGATGGTTCAATCAGTAGAGATTTAGCTGCTAGTGGTTTCATTATTAGAGACCATGATGGAAGCCCAGTTATTGCTGCCACCAAGTATGTTGGCAACTCTACTACCCCTGTTGCAGAAGCTACTACACTTAGGGATAGCCTGATTGCGGCCAAAGACAAGGGTTTTACAAGACTTGAAGTTGAAGGAGACTCGAAGCTGGTTATTGATGCAGTTAATGGAATAGTAACCCTACCTTGGAGGCTGCTCAAATTGATTGAAGACATTAGAACTATTGCAACTTCCTTTTCTCAAATTTCCTTTAAGCATATATATAGGGAAGTAAATTTTGTAGCTGACGCTATTGCAGATTTAGGACATGAAGCTATGTCTCCTATGTTCTGGAGTGATAAGGTTCCTAGGGAGGCTTCTAGAGCCGTATTGTTTGATGTTGTAAACATTGATTGCCCAAGAGGCTTCTTTCTTTAA